One Syntrophorhabdaceae bacterium DNA window includes the following coding sequences:
- the pstB gene encoding phosphate ABC transporter ATP-binding protein PstB gives MENTVLKVENFSAYFGDNKILKEINLTVTKNIVAALMGPSGCGKTTLIRCINRMHELIPGAKVSGEIYLNDHDIYGMEPIVLRRMVGMVFQKPNPFPTMSIYENVIAGYKLNGIRRPKDEFDGIVEQSLKKAALWSEVKDVLHRKGTFLSGGQQQRLCIARALAMNPEILLLDEPTSALDPKSTSQIEELFVELKQNVTMLLVTHNIAQAARVSDFTAFIYLGELVEFGPTEKMFTVPKDKRTEEYLTGKFG, from the coding sequence ATGGAAAATACAGTTCTAAAGGTTGAAAACTTTTCAGCCTATTTCGGCGACAATAAGATCCTCAAAGAGATAAACCTTACGGTCACAAAGAACATCGTGGCCGCTCTCATGGGACCATCTGGCTGTGGAAAAACAACCCTCATCAGATGTATCAACAGGATGCATGAGCTTATCCCGGGCGCAAAGGTGTCGGGCGAGATCTATCTTAATGATCACGATATCTATGGCATGGAACCGATCGTGCTTCGAAGAATGGTAGGTATGGTTTTTCAAAAACCAAACCCATTCCCGACCATGAGCATCTACGAGAATGTGATTGCGGGATACAAACTCAACGGTATCCGGCGACCCAAGGACGAATTCGACGGTATCGTGGAACAGTCCTTGAAAAAGGCAGCGCTCTGGAGTGAGGTAAAGGACGTGCTCCACAGGAAAGGAACGTTCCTTTCGGGCGGCCAGCAGCAGCGGCTCTGCATCGCCCGGGCACTCGCCATGAACCCCGAAATACTTCTCCTCGACGAACCTACCTCCGCGCTCGACCCTAAATCCACATCCCAGATTGAAGAGCTCTTCGTTGAACTAAAACAGAATGTCACTATGCTGCTCGTCACACACAACATAGCGCAGGCCGCACGCGTATCCGACTTTACCGCCTTTATTTATCTCGGAGAACTCGTCGAATTCGGCCCCACGGAAAAAATGTTTACCGTGCCCAAAGACAAACGTACAGAAGAATACCTCACAGGAAAATTCGGATAG